Proteins from a single region of Candidatus Rubrimentiphilum sp.:
- a CDS encoding HNH endonuclease encodes MTDVLVLNFTYEALNITNFQRAVKLIFAGKAELVHGRERIIASTSFEMRMPSIIRMLYYIRRPMQKVALTKKNILIRDDHSCQYCGLRGDRLMTVDHVIPRSKGGPSTWENLVCACMRCNNRKNNRSPHDANMTLKRKPRQPKYIPWIQIKRNTLPDEWGKFLFLYNVSIDERIEV; translated from the coding sequence ATGACCGACGTCCTCGTGCTGAACTTTACGTACGAAGCGCTGAATATCACCAACTTTCAGCGCGCGGTCAAGCTCATCTTCGCAGGCAAGGCCGAGCTGGTTCATGGCCGCGAACGCATCATTGCGTCCACGTCGTTCGAAATGCGCATGCCGTCCATCATCCGCATGCTGTATTACATCCGCCGGCCGATGCAAAAGGTCGCGCTGACGAAGAAGAACATCCTGATCCGCGACGACCACTCGTGCCAGTACTGCGGTCTGCGCGGCGATCGTCTTATGACGGTCGACCACGTCATCCCGCGAAGTAAGGGCGGACCATCCACGTGGGAAAACCTCGTGTGCGCGTGCATGCGGTGCAACAATCGCAAGAACAACCGCTCGCCGCACGACGCCAACATGACGCTGAAGCGCAAGCCGCGTCAGCCCAAGTACATTCCGTGGATTCAGATCAAGCGCAATACGCTGCCGGACGAATGGGGCAAGTTTCTGTTCCTTTACAACGTTTCGATCGACGAACGAATCGAAGTTTAG
- a CDS encoding aminotransferase class III-fold pyridoxal phosphate-dependent enzyme, producing the protein MIRTALGHLWLPFTQMDGSDSAPRNFVRGDGNYLFDSRGSRVFDAVSSIWTTIHGHCRPEIVAAIAWQATQLDHSTLLGATNPVAEELAARLAERLRLDRVFYASDGASAVEAAIKMALQVWQSAGQPDRTRFVRLVDAYHGDTAGAMSVSGVEIFKSRFGAITFEARAYDGDAAVLAEPDIAAVIVEPIVQAAAGMRIVRPELYEPLKSIEPLVIVDEIATGFGRTGTMFAHEQLGLQPDIVCIGKGLSGGALPLSATVVKERVFDAFRGEKFYHGHSYAGNPIACAAAIASLNIFESDRTMEHVGELCGVLDELLEPLRTHPLVRDVRRVGLMVGIELEGGLGWPVANDLYERGQFTRPIGDVIQLVPPLTSTREELARFVGDLVASLNPSLPLRAARSASRSFDTSR; encoded by the coding sequence GTGATTCGCACAGCCCTCGGCCATCTTTGGCTCCCGTTCACGCAAATGGACGGTTCCGACTCAGCGCCGCGCAATTTCGTGCGCGGGGACGGCAATTATCTTTTTGACTCGCGCGGCAGTCGCGTCTTCGACGCCGTCAGCTCGATTTGGACGACGATTCACGGGCACTGCCGGCCGGAGATCGTCGCCGCAATTGCGTGGCAGGCCACGCAACTCGATCATTCGACACTGCTCGGCGCAACGAATCCGGTTGCGGAAGAACTCGCCGCGCGGCTCGCGGAGCGGTTACGGCTCGACCGCGTTTTCTATGCGAGCGACGGAGCAAGCGCCGTGGAAGCCGCGATAAAGATGGCCCTGCAGGTTTGGCAGAGTGCGGGTCAGCCGGACCGCACGCGCTTCGTGCGGCTTGTCGATGCGTATCACGGGGACACGGCCGGTGCGATGAGCGTATCGGGAGTTGAGATTTTTAAGTCGCGTTTCGGGGCGATCACGTTTGAGGCGCGCGCGTACGACGGCGACGCTGCTGTGTTGGCGGAGCCGGATATTGCGGCGGTCATCGTCGAGCCGATCGTGCAAGCTGCGGCCGGGATGCGCATCGTGCGGCCGGAGTTGTACGAGCCGCTCAAGAGTATCGAACCGCTGGTTATCGTTGACGAGATCGCGACGGGGTTCGGACGTACTGGCACGATGTTCGCACACGAGCAGCTCGGACTGCAGCCGGACATCGTCTGCATCGGCAAAGGATTGAGCGGCGGCGCGCTGCCCCTTTCGGCGACGGTTGTGAAGGAACGAGTCTTTGATGCGTTTCGCGGAGAGAAGTTCTATCACGGACATTCGTATGCCGGCAATCCGATAGCATGTGCCGCGGCGATCGCAAGCCTCAACATATTCGAGAGCGACCGCACGATGGAGCACGTGGGCGAGTTGTGCGGCGTGCTCGACGAACTGCTGGAACCGCTACGCACGCATCCGCTGGTCCGCGATGTGCGGCGCGTTGGGCTCATGGTTGGGATCGAGCTCGAGGGCGGCTTGGGCTGGCCCGTTGCAAACGATCTTTACGAACGTGGGCAATTCACGCGGCCGATTGGCGACGTCATTCAACTCGTTCCGCCATTAACGAGCACACGGGAAGAGTTGGCGCGGTTCGTTGGTGACCTCGTTGCATCATTAAACCCTTCGCTGCCGCTCAGGGCCGCTCGCTCCGCTTCGCGGTCGTTCGATACCTCACGATGA
- the bioD gene encoding dethiobiotin synthase: MRRYLVTGTDTDVGKTRIAAALTLALQNAGQAPTFVKLVQTGVSPGELGDADRVSELAGCPWLELARFTKAADPWSAALADGMPVIRAEDLARVLDALEGAVVAEGAGGLAVPLNRFDNFAAVAKLAQLSIVLAIGLRLGCMNHALLTLSLCEQLELQVAGAVLVDRWETSEASYVADVRRALQGKVEILGILPFERDELASVRNGTQLFAALV, translated from the coding sequence TTGCGCCGTTACCTCGTAACCGGAACCGACACGGATGTCGGAAAGACTCGCATCGCGGCCGCGCTCACGCTCGCGTTGCAAAATGCCGGCCAAGCGCCGACGTTCGTGAAACTCGTACAAACCGGAGTTAGCCCCGGCGAGCTCGGCGATGCGGATCGCGTAAGCGAGCTGGCAGGTTGCCCGTGGCTCGAACTCGCGCGCTTCACCAAAGCTGCCGACCCCTGGTCGGCCGCGCTCGCCGACGGAATGCCGGTCATACGCGCCGAGGATCTCGCGCGCGTCTTGGATGCGCTCGAAGGCGCGGTGGTGGCCGAAGGAGCCGGCGGACTCGCCGTACCGCTGAACCGGTTCGACAATTTCGCCGCCGTCGCAAAGCTCGCGCAGCTCTCGATCGTTTTGGCAATCGGCTTGCGGCTTGGCTGCATGAATCACGCGTTGCTCACCTTGAGCCTCTGCGAACAGCTCGAGCTCCAGGTTGCCGGCGCGGTGCTGGTCGACCGGTGGGAGACCTCGGAAGCGTCGTACGTGGCCGATGTGCGGCGCGCGTTGCAGGGAAAAGTCGAGATACTTGGCATTTTGCCATTTGAGCGCGACGAACTCGCATCCGTGCGGAACGGCACGCAGCTGTTCGCTGCGCTCGTATAA
- a CDS encoding DUF6438 domain-containing protein, translating into MTFRTATLFLAVLVTGVTTSPPAVKKIVLPAQRCQAQCAATQAHLKRLDLLESFTFVSKGCFGTCPAYEVVFNRNGTATISNIRFVPELKRLNGDGTATVPFEKIRALLASSKFETLAPEYPLHATDMWGVSFGWWYSDGFKYEVDAPDKNTWPNSLGSLVTAVMQLVHDTDWH; encoded by the coding sequence GTGACGTTTCGAACCGCCACCCTTTTCCTCGCTGTCTTGGTTACCGGCGTAACTACTTCGCCGCCGGCCGTAAAGAAAATCGTGCTTCCCGCACAACGTTGCCAGGCGCAGTGTGCGGCGACGCAAGCGCATCTGAAGCGGCTCGACCTGCTCGAGAGTTTTACTTTTGTCAGTAAGGGCTGCTTCGGCACGTGCCCGGCGTATGAGGTAGTGTTTAACAGGAATGGAACGGCTACTATAAGCAACATTCGCTTCGTTCCCGAGTTGAAGCGGCTGAATGGAGATGGCACGGCAACCGTGCCGTTCGAGAAAATACGTGCGCTACTGGCGTCGTCGAAGTTTGAAACGCTCGCCCCGGAGTATCCCTTGCACGCTACGGACATGTGGGGCGTCTCGTTCGGCTGGTGGTACAGCGATGGCTTCAAGTACGAAGTTGATGCTCCGGACAAGAACACGTGGCCGAATTCCTTGGGGAGCCTGGTAACCGCGGTAATGCAGCTCGTTCACGATACCGACTGGCACTAG
- a CDS encoding nucleotidyltransferase family protein, translating into MDALVLAGGPFDDLAAHTPHAPNKAFVEIAGVTLVERTLRALRSAKSIGRIIVVAPPSAHAHPALALADELRPDGVHIRESLRSGLAGLDPNEAILVSASDLPSLTPEAIDDYIARAQATGADLTYGCIEKRTHMAKFPEAPHTWARLRDGTYCGTGFITLRPRVWPALEQVIERVGEARKNPLKLASLFGWRILWRFAVRQLTIAQAEARASYVIGAQVRAVVSPYAEIGINVDRVSDIALAEKLVR; encoded by the coding sequence TTGGACGCGCTAGTTCTCGCCGGTGGACCATTCGATGACTTGGCCGCACACACACCGCATGCGCCGAATAAAGCCTTTGTAGAGATTGCCGGCGTTACGCTCGTCGAGCGCACGTTACGGGCGCTGCGCAGCGCCAAAAGCATCGGGCGCATTATCGTAGTCGCTCCGCCGTCGGCGCACGCGCATCCGGCGCTTGCGCTGGCCGACGAACTGCGTCCGGACGGCGTGCATATTCGCGAAAGCCTGCGGAGCGGGCTGGCGGGCCTCGATCCGAACGAGGCGATCCTAGTAAGCGCGTCCGATTTGCCCAGTCTCACGCCCGAAGCGATTGACGACTATATCGCGCGCGCGCAGGCAACGGGCGCCGACCTTACCTACGGCTGCATCGAAAAGCGAACGCACATGGCAAAATTTCCTGAAGCGCCGCACACTTGGGCTCGCCTGCGCGACGGGACCTATTGCGGAACGGGATTCATTACACTGCGCCCGCGCGTGTGGCCGGCGCTCGAGCAGGTTATCGAGCGGGTCGGCGAGGCGCGCAAAAATCCGCTTAAACTGGCATCACTGTTTGGTTGGCGTATCCTGTGGCGTTTTGCCGTTCGGCAACTTACAATAGCGCAGGCCGAGGCGCGCGCGTCGTACGTCATCGGCGCGCAAGTGCGCGCGGTGGTTTCGCCCTACGCCGAGATCGGCATCAACGTCGACAGGGTCAGCGACATCGCGCTGGCCGAAAAACTAGTCCGGTGA
- the pdxS gene encoding pyridoxal 5'-phosphate synthase lyase subunit PdxS: MAETGTTTVKRGLAQMLKGGVIMDVVTPEHALIAQEAGAVAVMALERIPADIRAAGGVARMSNLELVRSIMDAVTIPVMAKCRIGHFAEAQALQALGVDFVDESEVLTPADDKYHVDKQKFTTPFVCGARDLGEALRRIAEGAAMIRSKGEAGSGNIVEAVRHMRAINDGIKELTIVPEEELVARARDLGAPLELVQDVAKNGKLPVVLFCAGGVSTPADAALMMQLGAEGIFVGSGIFKSNNPRAFAKAIVDATTHFNDPKVVIEASLSLGKDSRAMEGLDLRKLPESELLAPRGN, encoded by the coding sequence ATGGCCGAGACCGGCACTACTACCGTCAAACGCGGCTTAGCCCAGATGCTCAAAGGCGGCGTCATCATGGACGTCGTCACGCCCGAACACGCGCTGATCGCCCAGGAAGCCGGCGCCGTCGCGGTGATGGCGCTCGAACGCATTCCGGCCGACATTCGCGCCGCCGGCGGCGTTGCGCGCATGAGCAATTTGGAACTCGTGCGCTCGATCATGGACGCCGTGACGATTCCGGTGATGGCCAAATGCCGCATCGGCCATTTCGCGGAAGCGCAAGCGCTGCAAGCACTCGGCGTCGATTTTGTCGACGAATCCGAAGTGCTCACGCCTGCCGACGACAAGTACCACGTTGACAAGCAGAAGTTCACAACGCCGTTCGTTTGCGGCGCGCGCGACCTCGGCGAAGCGCTGCGCCGGATCGCCGAAGGCGCGGCGATGATTCGCAGCAAGGGCGAAGCTGGCAGCGGAAACATCGTCGAGGCTGTCCGGCACATGCGCGCGATTAACGATGGAATCAAAGAACTGACGATTGTTCCGGAAGAAGAGCTCGTTGCGCGCGCGCGGGACCTCGGCGCGCCGCTGGAGCTCGTTCAAGACGTTGCGAAGAACGGCAAACTGCCGGTCGTGTTATTCTGCGCGGGCGGCGTCTCGACGCCGGCCGACGCGGCGCTGATGATGCAGCTCGGCGCGGAAGGCATCTTCGTCGGCAGCGGAATTTTCAAATCGAATAACCCGCGCGCGTTCGCGAAAGCGATCGTTGACGCCACCACACACTTCAACGATCCGAAGGTCGTGATCGAAGCCAGCCTCTCGCTAGGCAAAGACAGCCGTGCGATGGAGGGCCTCGATCTGCGCAAACTTCCCGAGTCGGAGCTGCTGGCTCCCCGTGGCAACTAG
- a CDS encoding trehalase family glycosidase, whose amino-acid sequence MRASYDAQHNEYCAYVLPEAQTPYGLLLGNFKTFAQSTAKGGVRGLWDADTDQIIFGTHQVAYRLRELKQTIFPHQITREFTFLPYAQISEFTLADRLHITEAFYVPHGPQHENTVSFVVDVTLYNPGGAPIEVTAFPWALLVGQRFYGEPEHEVRAFVDGDYICSKNQQTGAERWWGASRTPHAAVVGVREQVMLHSMRMGSLRPEEHLEEVTPQLAECVSRRIFGALEYRLTVQPGARESLRLAVVFHKDGREHSRPALEQLLHDPKALHDTQRYFASRLRDARFICPSPTISRAVVWARANMLRVIKKYPNGWGSTNSPPSDILVSRDTSWFVHGFDYFLPDFSRDAIEVFNKFADESGEMIEYVRGVSGFKTSYDLNINDDTPLHLIAMLHHYNATLDDQWVRQWFGLICKIADYMLTQRDKNGLVFCRAGGVDMFGISSWRNIIPYYTLDGAVTEINAEAVFALEAAAMLSAVVGDNERWNKYSRESQALREAMMQFLFNDDTGAFVLNYDQQQNYQDNFTADEIFPVLFNVAEAGRRRDILTRLSEADFETPVGIRTISTADAWYFPSHGFGLLGGVWPDLTLWFTVALAHNDSPDEAVRWLDAIYATMEAGAVRNTVPGEFCEWFDGGSLTNRGMYLSPWTSAKYLWAVAETIGGLNGYRTSGRPHLVPLRVKDWQWSAAARVRWGGRSCTYVIDFVNNHIYGDMRELSAEEPFVCFYAGKDVSDEVTTSPVEVAAVAFEDDEGAVRVFICNLDDQSRHVSVEFRGLTERISMEAGELHELHLVGKPAERRAQAAARDVAPQTLQHV is encoded by the coding sequence ATGCGGGCGAGCTACGACGCACAACACAACGAGTATTGCGCCTACGTCTTGCCGGAAGCCCAGACGCCCTACGGCCTATTGCTCGGCAACTTCAAAACGTTCGCGCAATCGACGGCCAAAGGCGGCGTCCGCGGACTTTGGGATGCCGACACCGACCAGATTATTTTCGGCACGCATCAGGTCGCCTATCGTCTGCGCGAACTCAAGCAAACGATCTTTCCCCATCAGATAACGCGCGAATTCACATTTCTGCCGTATGCGCAGATCTCCGAGTTTACTCTGGCCGATCGCCTGCACATCACCGAAGCATTTTACGTTCCGCACGGTCCGCAGCACGAAAATACGGTAAGTTTCGTCGTGGACGTGACATTGTACAACCCGGGCGGCGCACCGATCGAAGTGACCGCGTTTCCGTGGGCGTTGCTGGTCGGTCAGCGCTTTTACGGCGAGCCCGAACACGAAGTTCGCGCTTTTGTTGACGGCGACTACATCTGCTCGAAGAATCAGCAGACCGGGGCCGAGCGCTGGTGGGGCGCATCGCGAACTCCGCACGCGGCCGTCGTCGGCGTGCGCGAACAAGTCATGCTGCACAGCATGCGCATGGGTTCGCTGCGGCCGGAAGAGCATTTAGAGGAAGTCACGCCGCAGCTTGCCGAGTGCGTCAGCCGGCGGATCTTCGGCGCGCTTGAGTACCGCCTCACCGTGCAGCCCGGCGCGCGTGAATCGTTGCGGCTGGCGGTCGTCTTTCATAAGGATGGCCGCGAACACTCGCGTCCGGCGCTCGAGCAGCTGTTGCACGATCCGAAGGCGCTGCACGATACGCAACGATACTTCGCCAGCCGATTGCGGGACGCGCGCTTCATCTGCCCGTCGCCCACAATCTCCCGCGCCGTCGTCTGGGCGCGCGCGAATATGCTGCGCGTAATCAAGAAGTACCCGAACGGCTGGGGCTCCACGAACTCGCCGCCGTCCGATATTCTGGTGTCGCGCGATACGTCGTGGTTCGTCCATGGATTCGACTACTTCTTGCCCGACTTCAGCCGCGACGCAATCGAAGTCTTCAACAAGTTTGCCGACGAGAGCGGCGAGATGATCGAGTACGTGCGCGGCGTGAGCGGGTTTAAGACCTCGTACGACCTGAACATTAACGACGATACGCCGCTGCATCTCATCGCGATGCTGCATCATTATAACGCCACGCTCGACGACCAGTGGGTGCGGCAATGGTTCGGCTTGATCTGCAAGATTGCGGACTACATGCTGACGCAGCGCGACAAGAACGGACTGGTTTTTTGCCGCGCGGGCGGCGTGGATATGTTCGGCATCAGTTCGTGGCGCAACATCATCCCTTACTACACGCTCGACGGCGCCGTCACGGAGATCAACGCCGAGGCGGTCTTCGCCTTGGAGGCCGCCGCGATGCTCTCGGCGGTGGTCGGCGACAACGAGCGCTGGAACAAGTATTCGCGCGAGTCGCAAGCGCTGCGCGAGGCGATGATGCAGTTTCTTTTCAACGACGACACCGGCGCGTTCGTCTTGAATTACGATCAGCAGCAGAACTATCAAGACAACTTTACCGCCGATGAAATCTTTCCGGTGCTTTTCAACGTCGCCGAAGCCGGACGCCGCCGCGACATTCTGACGCGTTTGAGTGAAGCCGACTTTGAAACGCCGGTTGGCATCCGCACCATCTCGACGGCGGACGCCTGGTATTTTCCGTCGCATGGTTTTGGTCTGCTCGGCGGCGTGTGGCCGGATCTCACGCTCTGGTTCACGGTTGCGCTTGCGCATAACGATTCGCCCGACGAGGCGGTGCGCTGGCTCGACGCGATTTACGCGACGATGGAAGCCGGAGCGGTGCGCAACACCGTGCCGGGCGAGTTCTGCGAATGGTTCGACGGCGGCTCGCTGACGAATAGAGGCATGTATCTGTCGCCGTGGACGAGCGCGAAATACCTCTGGGCCGTGGCCGAAACGATCGGCGGCCTGAACGGTTACCGCACCAGCGGCCGGCCGCATTTGGTGCCGCTGCGCGTCAAAGACTGGCAGTGGTCCGCCGCCGCACGCGTGCGCTGGGGCGGAAGAAGTTGCACGTACGTCATCGATTTTGTCAACAACCACATCTACGGAGATATGCGCGAACTTTCCGCCGAAGAGCCGTTCGTCTGTTTCTATGCCGGCAAAGACGTAAGCGACGAAGTGACGACTTCGCCGGTGGAAGTGGCTGCCGTTGCATTTGAAGACGACGAGGGCGCAGTGCGCGTCTTTATCTGCAATCTCGACGATCAGTCGCGGCACGTCTCGGTCGAATTCCGGGGCCTCACCGAACGCATCTCGATGGAGGCCGGCGAACTGCACGAACTCCACTTGGTAGGCAAGCCCGCCGAGCGGCGCGCCCAAGCTGCGGCACGCGACGTCGCGCCGCAAACGCTGCAGCATGTATAA
- a CDS encoding aminotransferase class I/II-fold pyridoxal phosphate-dependent enzyme yields MERIRGEHRYREIGSDDQTPVADFSTNDYLGLATDSRMVEALRQAKRVGSGGSRLLGGRHRELRLLEEDLARWVGRERALLFSSGYLAALGAVQVLSSLTDVIYSDSLNHASLIDGIRASGLPREIYPHGDLPREDARRGPALIVTESYFGMDGDEIDVAAALRSLRDDDVLLIDEAHALGVFGTGGAGLARNLDDGRVLVLGTLSKALGAAGGFVAGPAKVIDLLVNTARTFIFDTALPPPIAFTARVGVMLARNADDARARLFVKADRLRNGLRAIGLNVPASRGPIVPVIFGSEELALEAMARCAERGIRAPAIRPPTVPAGTSRLRLSVRADHTDAQIDLLIDSLACAVTS; encoded by the coding sequence TTGGAGCGTATTCGTGGCGAGCATCGCTACCGCGAGATCGGGAGTGACGACCAAACCCCCGTCGCTGATTTTTCAACCAACGATTATCTCGGGCTCGCGACCGATTCGCGAATGGTCGAGGCGTTACGGCAAGCCAAGCGTGTCGGCTCCGGCGGATCGCGACTGCTGGGCGGCCGGCATCGCGAACTTCGGTTACTAGAAGAAGATCTCGCCCGCTGGGTCGGCCGCGAACGCGCGCTGCTGTTTTCCTCGGGTTACCTCGCGGCACTTGGCGCCGTGCAAGTGTTGTCTTCGCTGACGGACGTTATCTATTCAGACAGCTTGAACCACGCTTCGCTCATCGACGGCATTCGGGCAAGCGGACTTCCGCGTGAGATTTATCCGCACGGTGATTTACCACGTGAAGATGCGCGGCGCGGCCCCGCGCTGATCGTAACCGAATCGTATTTCGGGATGGACGGCGACGAAATCGACGTCGCCGCAGCGCTGCGAAGCCTGCGTGACGATGATGTGCTGCTTATAGATGAAGCCCACGCCCTCGGCGTCTTCGGAACCGGAGGCGCGGGTCTGGCTCGCAATCTCGACGACGGTCGCGTTCTCGTTCTCGGCACGCTGAGCAAAGCGCTCGGCGCCGCCGGCGGTTTCGTAGCGGGGCCTGCTAAAGTGATTGACTTGCTCGTGAACACGGCGCGTACGTTCATATTCGATACGGCACTTCCGCCGCCGATCGCCTTTACGGCGCGCGTTGGCGTCATGCTGGCGCGAAATGCGGACGATGCGCGCGCACGGCTCTTTGTGAAAGCCGATCGGCTCCGCAACGGCTTGCGAGCGATCGGGTTGAACGTCCCTGCGTCGCGCGGGCCGATTGTGCCCGTCATCTTCGGCAGCGAGGAGCTTGCACTTGAAGCGATGGCGCGCTGCGCGGAACGTGGGATTCGCGCGCCCGCGATTCGGCCGCCGACGGTCCCGGCGGGTACGTCGCGCTTGCGCCTCTCGGTTCGCGCGGATCACACCGACGCCCAAATCGATCTCCTGATCGACAGCTTAGCTTGCGCCGTTACCTCGTAA
- the ispE gene encoding 4-(cytidine 5'-diphospho)-2-C-methyl-D-erythritol kinase — MESSVTLRAPAKLNLSLEVLNRGAGGLHALRSVMVPVDLCDEILIAPGKDGLHFTCNDRALQNDNLVERAYNALGLAGGATIELRKNIPTAAGLGGGSSDAAAILLAAQRGAFGATPQIDYLTTALSLGSDVPFFLAETAALVEGTGERVTALGRVPDWHAVIVKPPIAVSTAHAYQELDRHERAVRPRNSSASLALGEALQRAQFDRVVELLQNDFLDVYASTPEIAQALDMLRKAGAAKPMLSGSGSAVFALAQDLDARDAIAERIDPVPEFQVFPCAFWSGDAWTR, encoded by the coding sequence ATGGAATCAAGCGTTACGTTGCGGGCGCCGGCGAAGCTGAATCTGTCGCTGGAAGTGCTCAACCGCGGCGCCGGCGGTTTGCATGCTTTGCGCAGCGTGATGGTGCCTGTCGATCTCTGCGACGAGATCCTAATCGCTCCGGGCAAAGACGGCTTGCATTTCACATGCAACGACCGGGCATTGCAAAACGATAATCTGGTCGAGCGCGCCTATAACGCGCTCGGATTGGCCGGCGGCGCGACCATCGAGCTGCGCAAGAACATACCGACGGCGGCGGGACTTGGCGGCGGATCGAGCGACGCCGCGGCGATATTGCTCGCGGCGCAGCGCGGCGCGTTCGGAGCGACTCCTCAGATCGACTACCTGACGACGGCGCTGTCGCTTGGCTCGGACGTGCCGTTCTTCTTGGCGGAAACCGCCGCATTGGTTGAAGGCACCGGCGAACGAGTTACGGCCTTGGGACGCGTTCCCGACTGGCATGCGGTGATCGTGAAGCCGCCCATCGCCGTTTCAACCGCACACGCGTATCAGGAACTCGACCGGCACGAGCGAGCGGTGCGGCCGCGCAACAGTTCGGCAAGTCTCGCGCTCGGCGAAGCGTTGCAGCGCGCGCAGTTCGATCGCGTTGTCGAACTCCTTCAGAACGATTTCCTGGATGTTTATGCCTCGACGCCGGAGATCGCGCAAGCGCTCGACATGCTTCGAAAAGCCGGCGCCGCCAAACCGATGCTCAGCGGATCGGGGTCAGCGGTCTTCGCGCTGGCGCAAGACCTAGACGCACGCGACGCGATCGCCGAACGGATCGATCCGGTTCCGGAGTTTCAGGTTTTCCCGTGCGCGTTCTGGAGCGGCGACGCTTGGACGCGCTAG
- a CDS encoding UbiX family flavin prenyltransferase → MRRIVIGVTGASGSAYAYRTLEVLRACEGVETHVVVSRQAARTIELETGKSVRDFEALADVVHNHDDLAASISSGSFITEGMLVIPCSIGSASAIAYSLNANLLVRAADVCLKERRKLVLVVRETPLHAGHLRTLERLAEIGAVIMPPMPAFYAKPKTIDDIVAHTVGKALDQFGIEHNLFTRWESPD, encoded by the coding sequence ATGCGGCGAATCGTCATCGGGGTAACCGGAGCCAGCGGAAGTGCGTATGCCTATCGCACGCTCGAAGTTTTACGCGCCTGCGAAGGCGTGGAGACGCACGTCGTGGTCAGCCGCCAAGCCGCGCGCACGATCGAGTTGGAGACCGGTAAGAGCGTGCGGGATTTTGAAGCGCTGGCCGACGTCGTCCACAACCACGACGACTTGGCCGCCTCGATCTCCAGCGGGTCGTTTATCACCGAGGGGATGCTCGTCATTCCGTGCTCGATCGGCAGCGCGAGCGCGATCGCGTATTCGCTCAATGCGAACTTACTCGTGCGGGCGGCCGACGTCTGTTTAAAGGAAAGGCGAAAACTCGTATTGGTCGTGCGCGAGACGCCGTTGCACGCCGGCCACCTGCGGACCCTTGAGCGCCTCGCGGAGATCGGCGCCGTCATCATGCCGCCGATGCCGGCCTTTTATGCCAAGCCGAAGACCATTGACGACATCGTCGCGCACACGGTGGGCAAAGCGCTCGATCAATTCGGCATCGAGCACAACCTCTTTACGCGGTGGGAGTCACCGGACTAG
- the pdxT gene encoding pyridoxal 5'-phosphate synthase glutaminase subunit PdxT, protein MATSEITIGVLALQGDVVEHLHAMHGNGIAAVSVKTIAELERVDALVIPGGESTTVMKLLDRFELAEPIVERAQSGMPLWGTCMGMIVIARDVAGTKQPTLDLIDISVRRNAFGRQNESAEVPLAIPALGEQPFPGIFIRAPWVDRAGRGVEILAERDGHAVMVRQENVLATSFHPELSADPRVHEYFTQMVRNALVGKSRKIA, encoded by the coding sequence GTGGCAACTAGCGAAATAACCATCGGCGTTCTCGCCCTGCAAGGCGACGTCGTCGAGCATTTGCACGCGATGCACGGCAACGGCATTGCGGCGGTATCGGTAAAGACGATCGCTGAACTCGAACGCGTGGATGCCTTGGTTATTCCGGGCGGCGAGTCCACCACCGTCATGAAATTGCTCGATCGTTTCGAGCTGGCGGAACCGATCGTGGAACGCGCGCAAAGCGGCATGCCGCTTTGGGGAACGTGCATGGGGATGATCGTGATCGCTCGCGATGTCGCCGGGACCAAACAACCCACGCTCGATTTAATCGACATCTCGGTGCGCCGCAACGCGTTCGGGCGGCAAAATGAATCGGCCGAAGTTCCGCTCGCGATTCCGGCCCTCGGCGAGCAGCCTTTTCCAGGGATTTTTATTCGCGCGCCCTGGGTCGACCGCGCCGGCCGCGGCGTCGAAATACTCGCCGAACGTGACGGTCACGCAGTGATGGTCCGTCAAGAAAACGTGCTGGCAACGTCGTTCCACCCCGAACTGTCGGCGGATCCCCGCGTGCACGAGTACTTCACGCAGATGGTCCGCAACGCGCTTGTAGGGAAGAGCCGCAAAATCGCTTAA